The Lutibacter sp. A64 genome segment AATTAAACATTGTGATTCCTCCAAATACTTCGGCGAAAGTTATAATACCAGCAAATTCAAACGAAGAATTACTTTTAAATGCCAATATTTTTAAAAACAATAAAAATGTGAAACTGATAAATAAGAGTTCAAGTTCATTTGAATTATTAGTTCAACCAGGGAATTATAAGTTTATATCTAAAATTTAATTAAATGAAATTTAAAATAATAATTATTTCTTTAACTGTTGCTTTAGTAAGTTGTAACACTAAAATAAAAAAAGAAGAAAGTAACCTTATACAATCGGAAGAAGTATCAGTTGAAAATGAAAATAACAATCCGGTAATTCGTCACATTCGTACAGCTGATCCTTCTGCGCATGTTTGGAAAGATGGAAAAGTTTGGATGTACACATCTGGAAATCCTGAAGATGCAGTAAATTATGATACTATGGATGGATATCGCGCTTTTTCATCAACAGATATGGTGAATTGGACAGACCATGGTGTAGTATTGCATTCAAAAGATATTTCTTGGGGAGCAAAAGGATGGATGTGGGCACCAACAGCCATTTTTAAAAATGGTAAATATTATTTATTATATCCGCACTCTGTTAATGGTTCAAAAGATGATATGAGATGTGGTGTAGCAGTAAGCGATGTTCCTGAAGGTCCTTTTAAAGATATTGGTTGGATAGAAGGTGTTGAAGGGCAATGGTTAGATCCTTGTGTTTTTACTGATGATGACGGAAAAACCTATTTGTATTGGGGTGTTAGAGAACCAAAAGTAGCTTTGTTAAAGGACAACCTTTTAGAATTGGCTGAAAAACCAAGAGTTATTGAATATGGCTATAAAAATTTCTTTGAAGCCAGTTATATGCATAAGCGAAATGGAATATATTATTTTTCTTACAATGCAGGTTTAGGAGGTTTTTATGCAATGGGAGACAATCCTTATGGACCATTTGAGTACAAAGGATCGATTAATCCAAAACAGCAACAAGATCATCATTCTATAATAGAATACAAAGATCAAGACTACTTCTTTTATCATATTCGAGATTGGAATGGAGGAACAAAATTTAGAAGAAATACCTGTATAGAGTATTTGTATTATAATGAAGACGGAACAATAAAAGAAATTTACGCTACTAAAAAAGGTGTTCAAAAAATTAACAAATAAAATAGAAATGAATCAAATAATGAGAATCAAATTTTTTTCCACTGTAATTTTAGTAGTTCTATTTACTTTATCTAGTTGTAAAACAGGAAATAAATTAGAAAAGAATACTAAAAACACCAACACTAAAAAGCCAAATATTGTATATGTACTTACAG includes the following:
- a CDS encoding family 43 glycosylhydrolase, producing the protein MKFKIIIISLTVALVSCNTKIKKEESNLIQSEEVSVENENNNPVIRHIRTADPSAHVWKDGKVWMYTSGNPEDAVNYDTMDGYRAFSSTDMVNWTDHGVVLHSKDISWGAKGWMWAPTAIFKNGKYYLLYPHSVNGSKDDMRCGVAVSDVPEGPFKDIGWIEGVEGQWLDPCVFTDDDGKTYLYWGVREPKVALLKDNLLELAEKPRVIEYGYKNFFEASYMHKRNGIYYFSYNAGLGGFYAMGDNPYGPFEYKGSINPKQQQDHHSIIEYKDQDYFFYHIRDWNGGTKFRRNTCIEYLYYNEDGTIKEIYATKKGVQKINK